The Archocentrus centrarchus isolate MPI-CPG fArcCen1 chromosome 13, fArcCen1, whole genome shotgun sequence genomic interval GAAACTCCCAGCGTTCCCTGTCTTACGTCAGCAGCACCTCCTGTTGCTTAGCACCTTCACACATCACCTGGCTGCTGcacacctttaaaaaaagaccTTAGAAAGTATCTTCTAACATTTGCTATAGCTGTCAAAGAGAAATGAATCCAGAGGAACTGTTCTCAGATGCTCTGCGATGGCCTCGTGCTCGGATTAAACGGCTCTATAAACGTGTAATTCTGCAGGAACCTTCAGGTTCTTGCAGGAACGTTACACCTCAGGCGCTGATGGACTGAAATAACCTGAGCAGGGTCGGCTGCACAAGAAGACGACTAATGAACGTGACGGCTGCTGTCACAATAATTAGCTGTTTGCATCGATCTCAGCTCCCCCGCCCCCTCGTGCTAATCAATATGTCCCAACCAAAATACCCAGCAGGCTCGAGGGGGAATGGGGCAAAATGAGAAAGTGGTGCACTGTAATGGAAACAGCTgtgcagggaggggggggggggggggggggggggggagcctATGAGAATAGagcaagagaagaagagaggggCTGAGATCAGAGACTCCATCAGAGCTTCATCTATCGTCCTCGCAGGCAGGCgggctcttcctctctccttacCCGGGAATCAAACCTCAGAGATGGACGCGGACAAAGCCGACCCCCCCTCCAACACCACTGTGCTGGAGTTCAAAGAAGACACTGCGCTGACAGAGGTGAGGCTTTCAGAAGTGTGGGTGCAGCTGATGATTTTCAGAATAAGGTGCATCTGGATCAGACTGATCAAAGTCTTTATTTCATATTAAGTTATTTCCAGAGTGGGTCGGTCTTTAATGATTATAATGTGGAGGCTCCTCGTAGGGGTTCAGAACAGCTTTTACAGTGAAAACGATGAATATCTGAGGAAGTGACACTGCAGAGCCTCTGGGTAAAACTCTACGTCCAAAAGTATGTCCAGAGCAGTGATTAAAAACTGCCTGAAATCTTTGATCCattcacatttttctgttctttatAGTCTTATTGTTGTGGTTCTCAGTGCTGATCAACAGGAACGTTAAGAACAGGGAGTAAGAGCAGCACAGTGgagctcatcatcatcatcatcatcaggctTTAGTGGCTGAATGATGGCAGAGGGCTCATTAGTGACAGACTAACAGCAGGAGTGACGCGAGCTCCTCGTCCTAAAACAGGTTTTAGTCCCAGTTTTAAAGGTGCTTCTTAATGTTTCGACATTTtaacattagaggaactgcagtttgtgacaGAAGCTGCTGCTTGGTTTAAAGAGCTGGAAGAGTCGCATCAGCTTAATAATTATGAATTATTAGTATTAATATACTTGTTACATTTTGATGGACATTTTTCTGAGAGAATTATTTTCTACCTAACAGTTTTTCTTCATTGTGTTTTCAGTAACTCGTGATAACTGAAATAATCTTAGTGacaaaaagtttatttaagttTAGGAAACATGTCGCTGCCTTTATGGTTTAAGTATGAACTATCAAAACAAACATATCATCCACTAAAAGTGGCGACAGTGTTAATATTATATGATGACCCTTCAGGAGCAGCACAGCACTGTCACGTCATAAAACCTGGGATGCTCGAGCTTTCTAACCAGCTGCTTACAGTCCTGCATCACACCTTTGGCCAAACAACAGGTAACTGCATCCGTATCCACAGCTGTTCCTGTCACATGGACAGCACACATTAGTTTATCGTTCCAGGTGGATACATTTAACAGACCAGACAACCATGTTCACTAAAGTCATTTTTAGATCATATTCTGCTCAGCAAACCCAGCAAAAAGTCGGTTACCGGGACACTGAAAACATGACGGACAGACAGAGAGCAcgtgacacaaaacaaacaaacaaacaaacaaacaaacaaacaaacaaacaaacaaacggcCCATCGGAGCGAGTGCCCTCTTACACTCGAGGGCTCTGGTTTGGAGCAACAGTCCCTTTACACTTTATCAGAGCTACATCTATCACCCATCCATCCTGAAAACATACGACTTTCTTTAAATGTGTTAATCCATAATGAATGGATTTCAGATGTGTGAACAACACTCGAGCTGATCATGAGGCTCATCATCAGCTCGAGCTTCAATCTgctttggtttaaaaacaaagattttcttCTCACACGTCAGAGAAACGATTAAGCTCCACAGATATAACAACATCAGTCAGTccccattctcacacacacacacacacacacacacacacacacacacacacacacacacacacacacacacacacacactcacacagatcaGAATCCACTTCCATGACTTCACAATCGAACAGCATGATGATGCGTGTCCGAcccttcgtgtgtgtgtgtgtgtttcctctgcagatgatgcgCCTGCGCGTGTCCTCTCTGCAGCGGTCAGGGCAGAAGCGTCAGGATGGCGAGCGCCTGCTTCTGCCGTACGAGGCCGTGTATCGGCTGGACTTCGCCATCCAGGAGCTGAACTTCTCCCGCTGGTACTTCTCCCTGTCCGGTTACGGCCGCGTCACCGTCACCGGAATTTGCCAGCACTGGACGCCTGACCTCACCAACCTGATGACCCGTCAGCTGCTGGAGCCCATCGGAACATTTTGGCGCAACGCCGGCGACCCAGAGGATTCGCCCCTCAAGTGCCTGGAGGCGGACATGCAGGAGTTCGGCGAGAGGATTGCAGAGCTCGCCAGAGTCAGGAAGGTCATGTACTTCCTGCTCGCTTTCAAGGATGGGGCGGAGGCGGCGAATCTCAGCTGCTCGATCGAGTTCACGACAGAGAACTGACCTTTTATTTTGTGCCAGTAGAATCCCGATAAAGTCCTGAAGaagcattttaatatttctgtcCTACAGCTATTATTTTACGGTTGAGTAGAAAAACCCAGCAGCTCCTTTAAACCAATCAAAGAAATAGATGATTAAATATTCTCCTTCTGATTAAACTCTTCCTCTCTCCACTTCTCTGCGATGAAGACCTCTGATAGTTCCTAACAGCCAAAGTTACATGAACAGGCTTTAAAACACATGTTTCACTAAACAAAAGCAACACAATTAGTCTAAATAAGACCTGCAATGAACACCGTGACGGGTGGAAGAACACAAATATGCTGAATTAGCTTTTACATGTCCTGGTGCTaattaaagggacagttcacccCAATGGATGAAGTCCAGTTTCTCTGTATCACAGCCACACGCTCCATTCAtgagtgtaaaaaaaagaacatttatttttggtaTTTATGTTTAAAACTTACAATGAACACTACACCTGACATTAATGTTTAcctttgaataaaataaacccatgaggactgtaaataaaactgatcagCTGATTATTGTGGTAACATGTGGTTACTTTGTTTCAGAGTGCTGGTTTGCTGCAGTTATTGTTTCTAGTTTATTTCATTGTTACCAGGAGATCATCAAATATTCCCTGTGTGTTCCTGCTGACAGGCTGAAATCAATGCAGTGACATCGATTAAATAACCACTGAAAGCTGTGTGTGgtgctgctttattttaatattggTGTTACTGAGCAGGAAAGAGGAGCGTAACGAGGGCGGGGCAGATGTGACACATGCagggcctcagtcacacaggactGGAGACGGGTCAGCGGGCATCTGGCAGCCACAGCCTGCAAAAGTTTGCCTTCCCTGattggttggcaagtggtttcTGGAGGTCTCCTGGAGTCACTAGATTATCTCTATATAAAGAAGTATACTGTGCTGTACTGAAAAACCTCATTGTGATTGCCTTGGTCACCACACTCACTAATTACGCACcaagcagcagtgaaactgaACAGAGCAAACAGGAAATGCAGGACGTTCacctttaaagtaaaagttgtgtctTATTGCTTTAACTAACAAATTTCAAAAGGTgagaaacaaacatcacactTTGGACACGtctgcatcttccatgcaaactaccaGTAACAGCGCCAATCTgatagcaaccaaagcaaccaCAGCTTCTGGTGTAatactggcaacctgtacagctGTGCCCCGCCTCTGCCCCCCCGCCCCGCAACACCGAACAAGataagtgagtgagtgagtggatGAGTGAGTGGGTGAGTGGATGAGTGAGTGGGTGAGTGGATGAGTGAGTGGTGAGTGAGTGGATGAGTGAGTGGGTGAGTGGATGAGTGAGTGGGTGAGTGGATGAGTgagtggatgagtgagtgagtgagtggatgagtgagtgggtgagtgagtggatgagtgagtgggtgagtggatgaatgagtgagtgagtggatgagtgagtgggtgagtgagtggatgagtgagtgagtgagtgagtggatgagtgagtgggtgagtgagtggatgagtgagtgagtgagtggatgagtgagtgggtgagtgagtggatgggtgagtggatgagtgagtgagtgagtggatgagtgagtgggtgagtgagtggatgagtgagtgagtgagtggatgagtgagtggatgagtgagtgagtgagtgagtggatGAGTGAGTGCGTGAGTgagtggatgagtgagtgagtgagtggatgagtgagtgggtgagtgagtggatgagtgagtgggtgagtggatgagtgagtgggtgagtggatgagtgagtgggtgagtggatgagtggatggatggatgctcttTGTGACCGATTCCAGGGAACACATTTTTCCTTAGTGACTGGCAGATGCCAGCGGTTCAAACTGGTCTCTGGGCTTTTGTGACTGAGGCCCTACACATTtcacaattcaaaataatctttatttatcctatactgggccttggtgcagcacctCTGATTGGCTACCCCTCATAAACAGCAGGTGGGAGGATCTTCTATGCTCACACTCATGGCAGAGTGCCTGAGCTGAGGGAAATCCCTCCTTCATGACTTTATATCAGTCTGCAGTCTGAATGTTCACCTCACAGGGATGAAACTCTGACCTTTGgcggtgggtcagtgatggtctggaggtatatccatggagggacacacagacctctgcaggctcagcaccctgactgccttcaggtatcaggatgaaatcctcagACCCTActctggtgcagtgggtcctggattCCTCCTGGTCCCTCAGCGAAGGAGCTGATACCACTAACTGGCTccccacgctcacctgacctaaatccagtagaacacctctgggacatttaATTATGTTTCAGTCTATCAGATGCTGCCaggctgtccaggagctcagtgatgccctcgtccagatctgggaggagatcctccaggacaccatccgtcatctcattaggagccccagGACTCCAGCCAGGAGTCTGGCTGATACTAAAGAGTCCATGTGACGACTTTGGCACTTATGTTTATGCTGGAATGTCACATTAGCATCATTTACTTTGGCAGAGGatgcagcacagacagaaggTAACTGCAGGTACGAGGCAGTGATGTTAAATTAGAGATTTTGTAATTGAGTTTAAAAttgtaattaaatatttacattcaaTAAAGAACTGATGAAGGAAAGCCATGTGATTAAACATGATGAAGTCATTCTTCTTACAGGATTTCATCATGCTGGAGGAAAAGCTGCTGAATCCACAGATCACAGAAAACGTGGAGGAGGAAACGCTGTTGTGTACCTGTCTGTGAGCTGTGCTGTCGTCACACAGAagctgtttgctttgtttttggatCTTTGAAGGGCGTCAAGACGACTGGCTGCTCCACAGAGGCAACAACACCTCAAACACGCTCCAGTTTCCTGCAGCTGATGGAAAACTGAGAGCCTGAGAGGCCCCCCCGAGAACAGAGAGGGAGGCGGCGGGGTGGGGGGCAGAgacgagcacacacacacacacacacaaacacacagttttcaTGTGTGTAACAAAGTGCTAATCTAATGGGGGTAAAGTAACAGCAGTAATCACCCCGACACCACAAACTCAAACTCATCTCACATCATGTTTAAGACCAACGTGGGATTTTCAGCTCGTTCACTGTAAGTAAACACtaaatccattcatccatgaaGCACCATCTCTGAAAAACTGAGGTTTTAGCGCCATCTTATGGATAACAGCTGTTATTAGCATTAGCGGCCTCTCACACCGAAGGATGGGTGCAGTTGGGTTCGTTAGCGGTTTGTTAGCAGGAAGCTCTGAAACTCATAGATGGATTTGCACGTGAGTTTTGACAAAGATGGAGCTTGAGCCAAATTTGAAGTGATTAATGTTGGTACACGGTGATCAGCCTCGCTCAGTGCCGACCGGCTCACGTTCTCTTAGACGATCCATTTTGAATCGTGTTTGGATCACGAGCAGGAGCCGTTTCATCGAGGAGCCGACTCACGAGGAGGGAGTTCAGCTTCAGAGATCTTCCATTAGCAGTTAATCAGTGGGAAAATCACTCCCATTACACAAGATGCTGTCTAAACACAACTAAAGGAAACCCACACCCACTCACAATTCTCTGATAAGCTTCTGCACACATGCACTCTGCACCTCATCAGGCACACCCAGGTAGAAAGCAGTACTGACGCTCTCAGtttactgctgccatcatgtttGTCAGTACTGCGTGTAAGTCTGTGAAGGCACAATTACAGATCAATATAACTCAGGGTTTATATACACATGTATGTGACGGTAACACATGTGGGTGATGGGACCCTGCCtgaggatgccacctgtgctcCTTCAGGTGATGATGAGTGATGAAGGAGGAGCACAGGTCCTAAACGTGTGTGTCTGGCGGAGGTTTGTAGAGTCGGTCCCTTTGGAGGCTTAAATCTGGAGTAAACGTGGTTCAGGACCCCCGATTTGGAGCGACCTCCCTCCCTGTGGACTCGCTTTGACTGCATCTTCTTTACTTTCCTTTTTTGATCATTTGAGTACCATTTTTCACGAGCATTTTTTCTCCCTTTGTCTGAACATCTCCTTAATTTGACCCGGTTAGTTGGATGGTACGGGACTGCtttcccattttcttccatCTCTAAAAATGAGTGCTGCTTTTCTTCCCTCTTACCTTCTGCCACAGCGCCTCTCTGGAGGCCAGACTGGAGCAGGCGGCGACGAACCAGCAGTTTCCCAGCTGCCCCTGGTGCAGGTCGTGAGCGCTGATGCCGTCCACGAACAGATGAGGGTCGCTGCTCAACTCCTGGAACAGCAAAGACGACAGAAATCTGTATaacctcattttctttcttacaGCTGCTTCTTATGAACTCAGGTCTCATTTACAGGCTTCTAAATTTAACTCATTAAATCCaacacacagaaaatatcaggGCTAAGAGAGAGAGCATCATTTTCCTCCGAGTCCAGGTTTGAATCCTTTAGCATACTTTTACTGTGAGCCACAGGTGGATGTGAGCCGGATGGACAGCTGCAGGTGTGGATGTAAAGCAGGGC includes:
- the ompa gene encoding olfactory marker protein a, which encodes MDADKADPPSNTTVLEFKEDTALTEMMRLRVSSLQRSGQKRQDGERLLLPYEAVYRLDFAIQELNFSRWYFSLSGYGRVTVTGICQHWTPDLTNLMTRQLLEPIGTFWRNAGDPEDSPLKCLEADMQEFGERIAELARVRKVMYFLLAFKDGAEAANLSCSIEFTTEN